In Populus nigra chromosome 10, ddPopNigr1.1, whole genome shotgun sequence, the following proteins share a genomic window:
- the LOC133705082 gene encoding inorganic pyrophosphatase 1-like — protein MAAAIVVVFDFDKTIIDVDSDNWVIDELGFNESFNQLLPTMPWNSLMDRMMKELHSNGKTMEDIAEVLKRIPIHPRVISAIKAAHALGCELRIVSDANMFFIETILKHLGLKDYFSEINTNPGFVDEEGRLRISPYHDFTQSSHGCSLCPPNMCKGLIIERIQASISKEGSKKIIYLGDGGGDYCPSLKLTEADYMMPRKNFPVWDLISKNPKLIKAEIHEWNDGAEMERVLLQIIERISREEINSNSAKLFSADCKLQTISIAGHDAMPQALSVTQ, from the exons ATGGCTGCTGCAATTGTGGTGGTTTTTGATTTTGACAAGACCATCATTGACGTGGATAGTGATAATTGGGtgattgatgagttgggttTTAATGAATCGTTCAACCAACTCCTTCCCACCATGCCATGGAATTCTCTCATG GATAGGATGATGAAGGAACTTCATTCAAATGGAAAAACCATGGAAGACATTGCAGAGGTTTTGAAACGTATTCCTATCCATCCCCGGGTCATCTCTGCAATTAAAGCAGCCCATGCTTTAGG GTGTGAGTTGAGGATTGTAAGTGATGCAAACATGTTCTTCATCGAGACAATCCTGAAACATCTTGGATTGAAGGATTATTTCTCTGAAATCAACACGAACCCAGGTTTTGTCGATGAAGAAGGGAGGCTAAGGATCTCTCCTTACCATGATTTCACTCAATCTTCTCATGGTTGCAGTCTTTGCCCTCCGAACATGTGCAAG GGTCTTATCATTGAAAGAATCCAAGCTTCTATATCTAAGGAGGGAAGCAAGAAAATCATCTATCTTGGAGATGGTGGTGGCGATTATTGCCCGAGCTTGAAGCTTACGGAGGCAGACTACATGATGCCAAGGAAGAATTTCCCAGTGTGGGATTTAATTAGCAAGAATCCCAAGCTTATCAAGGCAGAAATCCATGAATGGAACGACGGCGCAGAGATGGAACGTGTTTTGCTCCAAATTATTGAGAGAATTTCCAGGGAGGAGATCAATAGCAATTCTGCTAAGTTGTTCTCAGCTGATTGCAAGTTACAGACTATATCAATTGCTGGCCATGACGCCATGCCTCAAGCTCTCTCAGTTACTCAGTAG